From the Phyllopteryx taeniolatus isolate TA_2022b chromosome 16, UOR_Ptae_1.2, whole genome shotgun sequence genome, one window contains:
- the hmgxb4a gene encoding HMG domain-containing protein 4a isoform X1 encodes MAFEEIKNKGEMDVGMDGERGLVAGRSQREKRRSYKDLLREEEEIAAQVRKSSKKRPKDSELFMLGGDSHKKKKKYSDDYYYREHEGSGHPIHKKKHKSADRSPTLSSPSSSHPADTAMGLLQAITSPLATGSDPSPNLHKKPSYPSLSSHSSKDRKREGSSSGNKGSHSLSHSRPMSSSSSSASSKKHSSSSSKSSLFHGGSLKEEPLTLREADGLKMKLIMSPEKEETECNPVTHHSSKVSGKKEKDRERLQVSKSPKKKLQHSRDPLPVVGKEVEVEGHYGGGMGEGSSSSGGELEAGELVIDDSYTHQSKKKKKSKKSKKKKDKEKDRDKDKSGKDKKHSKGFGDSSKSHGNSHPTVSHSAVGPMYAMGTPIPTHHHQGSDGAMEKKKKKEEKDREKHDKDKDKPKKKSASAYQVFCKEYRVNITAEQPGLVFGELSKKLGEVWKRMPEKDKLFWRQKAQYLQHKQNKAEATTVKHKCSNESKGKAKAGMVSPNRAPATVSLSPARVPDVDPIDAAAHLQLLGESLSLIGHRLQETEGMVAVSGSLSVLLDSILCALGPLTCLTAQIPQLNGCPRNVLSNTLDNIAYIMPGL; translated from the exons ATGGCTTTTGAAGAGATCAAGAACAAAGGCGAAATGG ATGTTgggatggatggagagagggGTCTTGTCGCTGGTCGTAGCCAGAGGGAGAAGAGGAGGTCATACAAAGATCTTCtgcgagaggaggaggagatagCAGCTCAGGTCCGCAAGTCTTCCAAGAAACGCCCAAAG GATTCAGAGCTATTCATGCTTGGAGGTgactcacacaaaaagaagaagaaatatagTGATGACTACTATTACAGAG AACATGAAGGCTCAGGCCACCCCATCCATAAGAAGAAGCACAAATCTGCCGACCGCTCTCCGACTCTCTCTTCCCCTTCATCGTCCCACCCAGCAGATACAGCAATGGGTCTTCTGCAAGCTATCACCTCTCCCCTGGCCACAGGATCTGACCCCAGTCCCAATTTACACAAAAAACCCTCTTATCCCTCGTTGTCCTCACACTCCTCAAAAGACCGTAAGCGGGAGGGCAGCAGCAGTGGAAACAAAGGGAGCCACTCTCTTTCTCATTCCCGCCCCATgtcttcatcatcatcgtcagcTTCCTCCAAGAAGcactcctcatcttcctcaaaGTCATCGCTATTCCACGGTGGATCCCTCAAAGAGGAGCCTTTAACATTACGGGAGGCTGATGGGCTAAAAATGAAACTGATTATGTCACCAGAGAAAGAGGAAACGGAGTGTAACCCAGTAACACACCACTCATCCAAAGTGAGTGGCAAGAAAGAGAAGGATAGAGAGCGGTTACAGGTGTCAAAGTCACCCAAGAAGAAGCTACAACACAGTCGAGATCCTCTGCCGGTAGTGGGCAAAGAGGTGGAAGTGGAAG GTCATTATGGAGGGGGCATGGGCGAAGGCAGCTCGTCGTCGGGAGGAGAGCTGGAGGCGGGCGAACTAGTTATAGATGACTCATATACACACCAgtccaaaaagaagaagaagagcaagaaaagcaagaagaaaaaggacaaaGAGAAAGACAGAGACAAGGATAAGAGTGGGAAGGACAAGAAGCACAGCAAAGGGTTTGGAG ATTCTTCAAAGAGCCATGGCAACTCCCATCCCACCGTCTCTCACAGTGCTGTTGGGCCGATGTATGCGATGGGCACACCCATCCCTACACACCACCATCAAGGCAGTGATGGGGCgatggagaagaagaagaagaaagaggaaaaagatcGGGAGAAGCATGACAAGGATAAAGATAAG CCCAAGAAGAAGAGTGCATCTGCATATCAGGTGTTTTGCAAGGAGTATAGAGTTAACATAACtgctgagcagccaggactAG TTTTCGGTGAACTAAGCAAAAAGTTGGGAGAGGTATGGAAGAGGATGCCGGAAAAAGACAAACTG TTTTGGAGGCAGAAAGCTCAGTATCTGCAGCACAAACAGAACAAGGCTGAGGCTACCACAGTCAAACACAAGTGCTCTAATGAAAGCAAAGGCAAAG CTAAAGCAGGTATGGTGTCACCCAACAGAGCACCAGCCACTGTCTCCCTTTCTCCTGCACGAGTCCCCGATGTTGATCCTATCGATGCAGCCGCTCACCTGCAGCTGCTCGGTGAGTCCCTGTCCCTGATTGGCCACCGGCTCCAGGAAACAGAG GGCATGGTGGCAGTGTCTGGGAGCCTCTCTGTGCTTCTTGATTCCATCTTGTGCGCACTGGGGCCTCTGACTTGTCTCACTGCTCAAATACCGCAGTTAAATGGATGTCCCCGAAATGTGCTG TCAAACACGTTGGACAACATTGCCTACATCATGCCTGGGCTGTGA
- the hmgxb4a gene encoding HMG domain-containing protein 4a isoform X3, whose amino-acid sequence MAFEEIKNKGEMDVGMDGERGLVAGRSQREKRRSYKDLLREEEEIAAQVRKSSKKRPKDSELFMLGGDSHKKKKKYSDDYYYREHEGSGHPIHKKKHKSADRSPTLSSPSSSHPADTAMGLLQAITSPLATGSDPSPNLHKKPSYPSLSSHSSKDRKREGSSSGNKGSHSLSHSRPMSSSSSSASSKKHSSSSSKSSLFHGGSLKEEPLTLREADGLKMKLIMSPEKEETECNPVTHHSSKVSGKKEKDRERLQVSKSPKKKLQHSRDPLPVVGKEVEVEGHYGGGMGEGSSSSGGELEAGELVIDDSYTHQSKKKKKSKKSKKKKDKEKDRDKDKSGKDKKHSKGFGDSSKSHGNSHPTVSHSAVGPMYAMGTPIPTHHHQGSDGAMEKKKKKEEKDREKHDKDKDKFWRQKAQYLQHKQNKAEATTVKHKCSNESKGKAKAGMVSPNRAPATVSLSPARVPDVDPIDAAAHLQLLGESLSLIGHRLQETEGMVAVSGSLSVLLDSILCALGPLTCLTAQIPQLNGCPRNVLSNTLDNIAYIMPGL is encoded by the exons ATGGCTTTTGAAGAGATCAAGAACAAAGGCGAAATGG ATGTTgggatggatggagagagggGTCTTGTCGCTGGTCGTAGCCAGAGGGAGAAGAGGAGGTCATACAAAGATCTTCtgcgagaggaggaggagatagCAGCTCAGGTCCGCAAGTCTTCCAAGAAACGCCCAAAG GATTCAGAGCTATTCATGCTTGGAGGTgactcacacaaaaagaagaagaaatatagTGATGACTACTATTACAGAG AACATGAAGGCTCAGGCCACCCCATCCATAAGAAGAAGCACAAATCTGCCGACCGCTCTCCGACTCTCTCTTCCCCTTCATCGTCCCACCCAGCAGATACAGCAATGGGTCTTCTGCAAGCTATCACCTCTCCCCTGGCCACAGGATCTGACCCCAGTCCCAATTTACACAAAAAACCCTCTTATCCCTCGTTGTCCTCACACTCCTCAAAAGACCGTAAGCGGGAGGGCAGCAGCAGTGGAAACAAAGGGAGCCACTCTCTTTCTCATTCCCGCCCCATgtcttcatcatcatcgtcagcTTCCTCCAAGAAGcactcctcatcttcctcaaaGTCATCGCTATTCCACGGTGGATCCCTCAAAGAGGAGCCTTTAACATTACGGGAGGCTGATGGGCTAAAAATGAAACTGATTATGTCACCAGAGAAAGAGGAAACGGAGTGTAACCCAGTAACACACCACTCATCCAAAGTGAGTGGCAAGAAAGAGAAGGATAGAGAGCGGTTACAGGTGTCAAAGTCACCCAAGAAGAAGCTACAACACAGTCGAGATCCTCTGCCGGTAGTGGGCAAAGAGGTGGAAGTGGAAG GTCATTATGGAGGGGGCATGGGCGAAGGCAGCTCGTCGTCGGGAGGAGAGCTGGAGGCGGGCGAACTAGTTATAGATGACTCATATACACACCAgtccaaaaagaagaagaagagcaagaaaagcaagaagaaaaaggacaaaGAGAAAGACAGAGACAAGGATAAGAGTGGGAAGGACAAGAAGCACAGCAAAGGGTTTGGAG ATTCTTCAAAGAGCCATGGCAACTCCCATCCCACCGTCTCTCACAGTGCTGTTGGGCCGATGTATGCGATGGGCACACCCATCCCTACACACCACCATCAAGGCAGTGATGGGGCgatggagaagaagaagaagaaagaggaaaaagatcGGGAGAAGCATGACAAGGATAAAGATAAG TTTTGGAGGCAGAAAGCTCAGTATCTGCAGCACAAACAGAACAAGGCTGAGGCTACCACAGTCAAACACAAGTGCTCTAATGAAAGCAAAGGCAAAG CTAAAGCAGGTATGGTGTCACCCAACAGAGCACCAGCCACTGTCTCCCTTTCTCCTGCACGAGTCCCCGATGTTGATCCTATCGATGCAGCCGCTCACCTGCAGCTGCTCGGTGAGTCCCTGTCCCTGATTGGCCACCGGCTCCAGGAAACAGAG GGCATGGTGGCAGTGTCTGGGAGCCTCTCTGTGCTTCTTGATTCCATCTTGTGCGCACTGGGGCCTCTGACTTGTCTCACTGCTCAAATACCGCAGTTAAATGGATGTCCCCGAAATGTGCTG TCAAACACGTTGGACAACATTGCCTACATCATGCCTGGGCTGTGA
- the hmgxb4a gene encoding HMG domain-containing protein 4a isoform X2, giving the protein MDGERGLVAGRSQREKRRSYKDLLREEEEIAAQVRKSSKKRPKDSELFMLGGDSHKKKKKYSDDYYYREHEGSGHPIHKKKHKSADRSPTLSSPSSSHPADTAMGLLQAITSPLATGSDPSPNLHKKPSYPSLSSHSSKDRKREGSSSGNKGSHSLSHSRPMSSSSSSASSKKHSSSSSKSSLFHGGSLKEEPLTLREADGLKMKLIMSPEKEETECNPVTHHSSKVSGKKEKDRERLQVSKSPKKKLQHSRDPLPVVGKEVEVEGHYGGGMGEGSSSSGGELEAGELVIDDSYTHQSKKKKKSKKSKKKKDKEKDRDKDKSGKDKKHSKGFGDSSKSHGNSHPTVSHSAVGPMYAMGTPIPTHHHQGSDGAMEKKKKKEEKDREKHDKDKDKPKKKSASAYQVFCKEYRVNITAEQPGLVFGELSKKLGEVWKRMPEKDKLFWRQKAQYLQHKQNKAEATTVKHKCSNESKGKAKAGMVSPNRAPATVSLSPARVPDVDPIDAAAHLQLLGESLSLIGHRLQETEGMVAVSGSLSVLLDSILCALGPLTCLTAQIPQLNGCPRNVLSNTLDNIAYIMPGL; this is encoded by the exons atggatggagagagggGTCTTGTCGCTGGTCGTAGCCAGAGGGAGAAGAGGAGGTCATACAAAGATCTTCtgcgagaggaggaggagatagCAGCTCAGGTCCGCAAGTCTTCCAAGAAACGCCCAAAG GATTCAGAGCTATTCATGCTTGGAGGTgactcacacaaaaagaagaagaaatatagTGATGACTACTATTACAGAG AACATGAAGGCTCAGGCCACCCCATCCATAAGAAGAAGCACAAATCTGCCGACCGCTCTCCGACTCTCTCTTCCCCTTCATCGTCCCACCCAGCAGATACAGCAATGGGTCTTCTGCAAGCTATCACCTCTCCCCTGGCCACAGGATCTGACCCCAGTCCCAATTTACACAAAAAACCCTCTTATCCCTCGTTGTCCTCACACTCCTCAAAAGACCGTAAGCGGGAGGGCAGCAGCAGTGGAAACAAAGGGAGCCACTCTCTTTCTCATTCCCGCCCCATgtcttcatcatcatcgtcagcTTCCTCCAAGAAGcactcctcatcttcctcaaaGTCATCGCTATTCCACGGTGGATCCCTCAAAGAGGAGCCTTTAACATTACGGGAGGCTGATGGGCTAAAAATGAAACTGATTATGTCACCAGAGAAAGAGGAAACGGAGTGTAACCCAGTAACACACCACTCATCCAAAGTGAGTGGCAAGAAAGAGAAGGATAGAGAGCGGTTACAGGTGTCAAAGTCACCCAAGAAGAAGCTACAACACAGTCGAGATCCTCTGCCGGTAGTGGGCAAAGAGGTGGAAGTGGAAG GTCATTATGGAGGGGGCATGGGCGAAGGCAGCTCGTCGTCGGGAGGAGAGCTGGAGGCGGGCGAACTAGTTATAGATGACTCATATACACACCAgtccaaaaagaagaagaagagcaagaaaagcaagaagaaaaaggacaaaGAGAAAGACAGAGACAAGGATAAGAGTGGGAAGGACAAGAAGCACAGCAAAGGGTTTGGAG ATTCTTCAAAGAGCCATGGCAACTCCCATCCCACCGTCTCTCACAGTGCTGTTGGGCCGATGTATGCGATGGGCACACCCATCCCTACACACCACCATCAAGGCAGTGATGGGGCgatggagaagaagaagaagaaagaggaaaaagatcGGGAGAAGCATGACAAGGATAAAGATAAG CCCAAGAAGAAGAGTGCATCTGCATATCAGGTGTTTTGCAAGGAGTATAGAGTTAACATAACtgctgagcagccaggactAG TTTTCGGTGAACTAAGCAAAAAGTTGGGAGAGGTATGGAAGAGGATGCCGGAAAAAGACAAACTG TTTTGGAGGCAGAAAGCTCAGTATCTGCAGCACAAACAGAACAAGGCTGAGGCTACCACAGTCAAACACAAGTGCTCTAATGAAAGCAAAGGCAAAG CTAAAGCAGGTATGGTGTCACCCAACAGAGCACCAGCCACTGTCTCCCTTTCTCCTGCACGAGTCCCCGATGTTGATCCTATCGATGCAGCCGCTCACCTGCAGCTGCTCGGTGAGTCCCTGTCCCTGATTGGCCACCGGCTCCAGGAAACAGAG GGCATGGTGGCAGTGTCTGGGAGCCTCTCTGTGCTTCTTGATTCCATCTTGTGCGCACTGGGGCCTCTGACTTGTCTCACTGCTCAAATACCGCAGTTAAATGGATGTCCCCGAAATGTGCTG TCAAACACGTTGGACAACATTGCCTACATCATGCCTGGGCTGTGA
- the si:dkeyp-69e1.8 gene encoding GTPase IMAP family member 7: MNVNSERLDMSASDAQTELRLVVLGRTGTGGRSTVCSILGLPDNHQGEENQQCSKRRGETAGRLVLVVSSPDWFSSDCDADARRRHISSLITLSSPGPHAFLLCVPVNQPADGETKALDVLEKLLGPSAVTRNTIILFTNMDELDEDERLEDYLLTWRKDLRMLLERCGGRYYALETHSGEQEESKAVEEMLEKVEQAVKESEAQHFSCPLYQEVSQQVRKRQVEIVRQRREEAQGGPSSIADSEVTDQDMEEVLEEAERSIGDLDLDLHEVFPSSMISPSSPAASSLGAFWEKLLGWLKWLPAMVRREALLGALVGLFVGGPIGGVLGATVGSVATEVARRKTHKTK; the protein is encoded by the exons ATGAACGTGAACAGTGAACGGCTCGACATGTCCGCTTCTGATGCACAAACAG AGTTGAGGCTGGTGGTGCTGGGCCGCACCGGGACAGGAGGGCGGTCAACGGTCTGCAGCATCTTGGGCCTCCCTGACAACCATCAGGGGGAAGAAAACCAACAGTGTAGTAAACGCAGAGGGGAAACTGCAGGCAGACTG GTGCTGGTTGTCTCCAGTCCAGACTGGTTCAGTTCAGACTGCGATGCAGACGCAAGAAGAAGACACATCTCCTCCTTGATCACTTTATCCAGCCCGGGGCCGCAtgcttttttgttgtgtgtccCTGTGAACCAGCCAGCCGATGGAGAGACCAAAGCACTTGATGTCCTAGAGAAGCTGTTAGGTCCCTCTGCCGTCACCAGAAACACCATCATCCTCTTCACCAACATGGATGAGCTGGATGAGGACGAGAGGCTGGAGGATTACCTCCTCACGTGGCGCAAGGACCTCCGTATGCTGCTGGAAAGATGCGGCGGTCGATATTACGCCTTGGAGACCCACAGCGGAGAACAGGAGGAGAGCAAAGCTGTTGAGGAAATGCTGGAGAAAGTTGAACAGGCAGTGAAAGAGAGCGAGGCTCAGCACTTCAGCTGCCCTCTGTACCAGGAGGTTAGTCAACAAGTGAGGAAGAGACAGGTTGAAATAGTGAGACAGAGGAGGGAGGAAGCACAAGGGGGGCCTTCATCAATTGCGGACTCAGAGGTGACTGATCAAGACATGGAGGAAGTCCTGGAAGAGGCAGAAAGGAGCATAGGAGACTTAGATTTGGACCTACATGAAGTTTTTCCCTCTTCCATGATCTCACCTTCCTCTCCTGCTGCCTCTTCTCTCGGAGCCTTCTGGGAGAAGTTGCTGGGATGGTTGAAGTGGCTGCCCGCTATGGTGAGAAGGGAGGCGTTGCTAGGCGCTCTGGTCGGGCTCTTTGTTGGTGGGCCCATTGGAGGCGTGCTGGGTGCCACTGTGGGCTCTGTGGCTACCGAAGTGGCCaggagaaaaacacacaaaacaaaataa